gcatatactgtattcaaatattatgtatcacctcgaagggaacgatctattgatacgtaatcagcatggtttcagaaaatatcgttcttgtgcaacgcagctagctctttattctcacgaagtaatggccgctatccacaggggatctcaggttgattccatatttctggattccgtatttccggaaagctttcgacaccgttcctcacaagcgacttctgatcaagctgcgggcctatggggtatcgtctcagttatgcgactggattcgtgatttcctgtcaggaaggtcgcagttcgtagtaatagacggcaaatcatcgagtaaaactgaagtgatatcaggtgttcctcagggaagcatcctgggacctctgctgttcctgatctatataaatgacctgggtgacaatctgagcagttctcttaggttgttcgcaggtgatgctgtaatttagcgtcaagtaaggtcatccgaagaccagtatcagttgcaaagcgatttagaaaagattgctgtatggtgtggcaggtggcagttgacgctaaataacgaaaagtgtgaggtgatccacatgagttccaaaagaaatccgttggaattcgattactcgataaatagtacaattctcaaggctgtcgattcaactaagtacctgggtgttaaaattacgaacaacttcagttggaaagaccacatagataatattgtggggaaggcgagccaaaggttgcgtttcattggcaggacacttagaagatgcaacaagtccactaaagagacaggttacactacactcgttcgtcctctgttagaatattgctgcgcggtgtgggattcataccaggtgggattggcggagggcatcgaaagggtgcaaagaagggcagctcgttttgtattatcacgtaataggggagagagtgtggcagatatgatacgcgagttgggatggaagtcactaaagcaaagacgtttttcgtggcagcgagatctatttatgaaatttcagtcaccaagtttctcttccgaatgcgaaaatatgttggtgagcccaacccacataggtaggaacgttcatcaaaacaaaataagcgaaatcagagctcgaacagaaaggtttaggtgttcgttttttccgcgcgctgttcgggagtggaatggtagagagatagtatgattgtggttcgatgaaccctctgccaagcacttaaatgtgaattgtagagtagtcatgtagatgtagatgtagattgtttatGGCAGTTGCTGATAGTAACTATTGCTCTCGATACATTGATATAGGGGCATATAGATACGAATGTGAttcaaatattttaaaaggaaCTAATTTCGGAAGAGCCTTGTATAAGAGAAGGTTTCACTATTAGACGCCAAACAGGGACGGTGGCATGGGGGGAGGGCaatgggggctatagccccccccccccccccccccaatggagtatcatattacactggataaaatgacttcggAAATAAGCAAATATATTACTCCTACAgattcattcattttttttaataattatgtggCAATACAGATTGCAatgcatttcaaacaaattttaacaaaggaataagagcggcaaatagcttactatctaaaccaataaatatcatttaatttaaaatgggtgccttattatttattaatacatatTTTTTACCCTGagctccaaaacagttaccaaaaactactttaagcaaaaccaaattttaaaaatttgtcggtggaggaccccaactctccttttgttaagcgatattccattcccccaaaccccctgCCCCccagttagccccccccccccccccccacacacacacacaccttgagcGACTTCCAGAATCGCCCCTGATGCCAAACTTGGACTAATCAACCAAACAACGAAAacatgcctttcgtatttattgtaGTTGACGAAGGTTAAGGAaattggaaatggttcaaatggctctgagcactatgggagttaacatctgagatcatcagtcccctagacttagaactactaaaattaacgaacctgaggacatgacacacattcatacccgaggcaggattcgaacctccgaccgtaacagtagcgcggttccggactgaagcgcctagaacctctcggccacagaggccggcaaggagattggaaatttgtggtaaggactatgggaccaaactgctgaggtcatcagtccctaggcttacgcactacttaatctaacgtaaactaaattacgctaaggacaacacatacacccatgccctagggaggactcgaacctccgacggggggagccgcgcgaaccgtgattaGACGCCTTGGACCGCACGGCTTCCCCACGCGGCTGACAAAGGTTCAGTAAGATCTTGATAAACACTTGATGCAGCCTTTTGCAAGAAAATCACTCACGTTCTCGAGAAGTTTGTTTAATTATAGGTTGAGAAGAACAAGGGGTGTAGTAGAATGGCCATTTGGCATCCTTGCGACAGGGCCATAGATGTTAATgttaagccggtcggagtggccgagaggatctagcgctacagtctggaatcgcgcgaccgctacggtcgcaggttcgaatcctgcctcgggcatgggtgcgtgtgatgtccttaggttagttaagtttaagtagttctaagttctaggggactgatgacctcagaagttgtcccaaagtgctcagagccatttgaacctttttttttgttaatgttagCTTGGCTGAAAGTATTATAAAAACTTGTTACCCGCTGCTTAACTTTGTGCGGAGGTATGATGGCTATCGTTTTAAAGATACTTTAACTTGTTCTCTGGAATCTATGGACTCAGAGGTAGCAACCGTGGTTGTGACATTAGAGATATGTTTTGCAACTATTTCTGCTGTCTGGGAAGATCAGTTCCTTGATGAAATGTATACTTTGTCAGCAAAGATAACAAGGCATCTGCTGGTGAGGATGTCATTGGTGTCATAAGCTATAATTACTTTTATTAACAGCTGATAATGTCATCATTGTCATGTTAAACAATCATTGTCATGTTACACTGTTGTTTTATGACTTAAATATGCAATGCGACGAATACTTTCCCAGGAATACTGCTCTTACAAACAACCCTTTTAACTTTTATTCCTCAAAAATATTacttattccacaaaaattttcttttttcaactTTATCCTCGtaactattattttctttttacctTAGGTAATATTGGATTAAGATACTAGTAAGAAAAATTTGTATCAAATTAGGGTAATCACTTTCCTgagttttttaaaatattgaaaacagtcTGCAAATATCTCTAAATGTCATCACACACAATCGTGGTAAGTTCCAACACAATTAATTAAATTGTTTTGGTGGAAGAGGTTTGCTGCATGTTAGACTATTAGAtggagaagaaaaaataaaaattacgtttcttTTATAGCAGCTGACCAGATGAAAGTTACACCGATTGTTATCAAACTTTGCACGCACTTATATGCTAGTACGTACATTATCGTATCTAATGCATTTTGACCCTCCAGTGATAACGAGTTCCACTTCTGTCCCAACACTATCTGCTCACACCTTCTTCCATGCTTGTGTCTTTAACAGACAATCTTTATAATCTTACGATTATATGTGTCCACCTCAGTTTTTTATCAACTCAGTGTCCAAATGATCCACTGGAAGGTCGTTTACAGATTTGTCGGACATGACCACTCACAGGCGAAACAGATCTGAGTGGCTGCTGCGCGACTGGCAGTGAGAACAGCACAGTGTGGCAGGGATGCCGACGATTATTGCCACACTAAAAATAGGCCCAGGCCCATTCGGCAGCGACAGTCGCGCGCGGAAACTCGACGGTACGACAATCTCAGCGCATTGTGTGGCACCCTCAGTTTGCAACAACGAGTTccatttacagtgcaacaaaaatCGTTTAACTTCGGCGAAGAGAATCGCCTAGTGTGGTGTTAGCCTAAGGAAGCTATCTTGTCAGTTGTTGTCTTTATTTTTAAGAGAACTACTCTAGCTATTGTTGCGTTCTTTACCACTGAAAAATACAGAATTCGTTTCGGCAGTTTGCTGAATTTTCAGTTGCCTCGTACATCTGGTCCTCCCCCACCTTTCTGTGCATAACCTCCTCGCCCCTCTCTATGTTCATCTCCTGCCccatttctatgtccatttccatcTCAATGGTCAGTAGAAcaccgtgtaaaaatttgaagtaaatatgtgaagaccttttcgaaatttttggtaacaatgtttccccaCTATATATTCGGTATATGTTTCTAtatgtaatatattacaaaaatatgtaggCTACGTCTGTCCAAACATCCATTAGAGTATCGTGCGAAAATTGGAAGTAAATCAGTCAATAATTTTTCGAGATTTGCGGTAAATTCTCTTACCCTTTATTACATGTTACGTATAAAACTGtcacactgatttttttttttgttatgaaaagatgtgacagcagaactgtcaaaccgaatgcaatttctttttattttcgtgtTCATACCAAAAACACCATTACCATCTTCAATTACTAATATAACAGAAACAAAAATCAACCAAATTGGTCAAGCCGTTCTCAGGTGATGATGTCTCACACGTGCGGCAGtctatttttatttgtatagattATGATTAATAAATGTGGTGTTAACGATGCTGAATGATCCGCCCGTTTCTGTGGATTTACCTTTAAAACCTTGCCAACAATAAATTATTTCATAGTTTGGATTATTTCCAATCAACCAAGAATATAACTTGTTAGAGCTTTAATATTTCTTTTaaagtattttattaaaaaaaacataaatccTTGCATGTTTGGGTGTAATATATGCTAAAATCACATTGAACAACCTGATTGCGTAagtagaattttaaatttaaattcctGGATCAacaaattatttgttttgtttactgtacTTCAACTCGCTTCTTgtataaatttcaacttcttaCGTCATTAATAATTCACATTATGAAGTTTCATAATACTCTGATGTGATTTACTAATGTGTGAGTTTAAGGATTTTGAATAGAGAAAAAAGATTTCCGAAAATTGCAAGAAACCCAGTCTACATAAAATTCAGAAGGCCTAATTAGTAATCCGGTAAGGAAATACTGTAGATTCGATGAAATGTGAAACAGTGTCAATGAATTGTAGGACAAGAAAAGGATTCCTCAGCTCCACGAGACAACTGCCTTAATCATTTCTTTAATTCGAACCACTTGTCTTTAAGTTTTTAGTTTAAGATATGGACAAAGTGGAGAAAAGGAAAGCCAAATGAAGATAAATACTAAAAAATCGCCAACAACAGTTAGTTTCACGCAATGTTTCTTTACAGGTTGGTTCGATGCATTTTCGACTAAAGAAAAAGACTGCCAGGTAGTGAGTACAGAAAGAGACACGTGCTTGAGAAATAAGACGATAAGATGCAAAAGGATGCATTACAACGACATTTCAAGCCAAAGAGAGAACGATCTAGCTGAATCGAAGGTGGAAAGGTGGATGCTGAGCCACAGAAGGAAGACTAGTGCAACTACTGAAGCTACGTCTTCATCTTCGGGACATCACCCAAAAGCTGACGAGAACACCCCTGTGATCACCGAAGACAGAAGCAGTACTGACAGTGGACCATCCACGAGATGTACAACAGGCGTCCAATCAACTGAAGATCTGGTTTATGAAGGGAGCTCCGATAACTACTCAGCAGGCAGAACTAAAATTAGGTGACCAGAGTTGGAAAATACGGGAGGAACATCAGCTGCTGCATTCGCCGCCGAAGATAGGATTGAAGGCGAAACTAAACTTGAAGACATGCTGGAAGATGGCCGGAAATGATTAACGATTGCGTTCTAACGACTTTGATCATGCGAGATCCTCCCGACTGCATTTTTAAGCTGAAGATTGTCCTAAACTTGCGACAACTGGCGCTTCAACCCTGTGTATTACAGTTGTTTTTCGAAGAATCTAGAAAAAAGCAGATAGACTTTGCTTGGTGTACTCTGCTTTTGGTGCAAAATCTTTTCATCATGTATAGTAAAACTTGCAAAAAACGGTATAAGTGTCTGCGGCACATTGTTTCTTATCTCAAAAGTAATGTGGAGTCTACCGAGCATGTCAATTAGCACAAAAAGCATGTCGGGTGTTTTCTGAAGGACTGAAAAATTCACCAACTGCTAACGCCCGTCATCAAAGGCGACTAAAAGCGGAATGGGAAAAAAGTTCCTCAGCATTTTATAGCGATACTAAACGTCTTGGGTCAGCAGTGTGGGCCTTTAAGAGGAAGTACAGATACAACCTTTCAGCGTGacaacggaaacttcttgaaactCGTTGAATTATTCGGAAAGGTCGACGCTGTGATGATGGGGCACCTGCACAGGACAAAGCAATTGGAGAACAAAGGTCACCATTACCTTGGAAAAGACTCACAGAACGTAATAATCCATCTTACTGGGTCatctataaccaacaacatttTGTTAATGAAGTATCATTCTAGATTGAATACCAGCTGTTTCAGAAGTAGAGCAGGTGACAGTTGTAGTAAGCGTCGTCCGAGAGATACGATTCGAAGGCGTATGCGATGTCCGAATTCGCGAGCATTCCCTGAGATTTCTTCCAATGCCTGGTTCTTCAAGCTCCATTTTGATGCAGGTCGTACTCAAGTTCTTGGGAGATAAAAGGAAATCCCGTTGTGTAATGTGAGAGGCCAAGGGCAAACATGAAGGGAAAGCATTCTGGTATCCAGAAGAGGAAGAGCCGTATCGATGCACTTACTCCCCTGAAGTTTCAAATTGGAGGAGTTCATCACGCGCTTATTCAGGTATGAGAAGAATTCGATGACATGTACTGCTCACGAAGCCACGGCACTTGCGAATCAAATTACACCTTTCTTATTTCTCTGGTAACGTGATACGACGTACTGCTTCACATCAGCGTAGTATTCAAAGTATTGACATAAATGTCTCTGAGACCGTGGAAATGCTTGGAAATACGAAATCATATTTTGAGAACTGTGGTACGGAAGAAAAGTTTGCGTCTTTCTTGATGGATTCCAAAGAACTGGACACAGAATTAGAGCTAAGAGTTCTAACGTTACCGCGGATAAATGTTCCCCGCCGACAAAGCAAGAAGTCAAGACACTTTACTTACAAAGGAGGGGATGACACGTTAGAGAATCCAACGAAACTTTACAAGATTGAATTCTGTAATTATCTTTCTTGACGCAGTTACCACATATTTGGCCGAGAGATTCACtcagctgacgtctctttgcgaTCATTTTGTTTTCTGTACGACATCGGCAAGCCGAAGAAGACGACTATCAGTAGCCTGGACGAaaagtgtagaaacctcgcagcGGTTTCCGAGAAAACGAGTCAAGAGAAgttgatgcactggagttgagagaaaaatttaagttctttcAACGTTGGTGAAACCCTGAATAGGTCTAACAAAATGtgaagtttataggaagacataaCTCTTCCCGCAGTGTTAACGTTGCTCTAAGAATTGTCCTGGCACTTGTACTGCGCCCCGCTTTCGTTATCACTAAGTCGTCGGAGATATATTGTATGGACAAGCTCTGTCAGCACTACAATACGTAGGTGAAAAGCATCGTCGGTCAATGTACTTCACTGTTGTAATACTACAATAAGTTGTTCTGACAAGCCCTTGCCTGCACTCAACGACTTAAGTAGAATAGAATAGAGTAGAATCTGTATTTGCCTTTCAATATGTTTTCCATACAACTGGCATCGTCAGtgtgttcaatacatttttttaaaattacaataattattattgtacataattgtaCCTGTGTAGGGCAAGCAGATACCATGCTAAAGTAATACTGATAATaccacaattattcattcacaatagtaataataataataataataataatagtaataatacatcataacagttaaatatacaatagtatcaagatatatttatggtacatcttacgtatccatgtaaaaagtctttgctGGTACATTACTGTCACAAACATATATGTATAATTCACATGGCAGTTAtttgtttcatgtagcatatctcttttgtgtcactgtttagaAACTCATCAAGTGAGTAATATGGCGTACATTTGAGCCACACTTCTATTGTCTGCTTAAAGTTATTCATCGGTAGTTCGCTCACAGCTTTTGGGAGTTTCTTATAAAATTTTAAGCTAAAGGGTTTATGGCTCTTTCATGTCAATGTCAGCCTTGTATATGGAggtctatgttactattatttcgagTATTATGAACATGCACTTCAGATCTTAAGTTAAAGTTATTTACATTCTCTTTAACATGTGttaaacaattataaatgtatatTCTAGGTAGTGTCATTATCTTTAGTTCTTGAAAATGGTTTTTGCAACTTTGTCTTGGTGCTGGTCCTATAATGCACCTgactgctttcttctgccacttgaAGATGGTACTTGAACCCACTGAGTTACCCCAAAGAAGTACCCCGTATTGCAGTTGTGAATGGAAAAAAGCAAAGTATGTGGAGATTAGCGTATTTTTAATGATAACGTGTCTCAGCTTGTGTAATAGAAAGAGAGTTGGAGCAAGTTTGCCACATAGATAATTTGTGTGTATGTCCCATGTAAGTTTTTGATCTATATGTATACCTAGTAACTTGACATGTTTTGTATTCTGTTCAATTGGTTTCAGGGtgaagtaaatttcttcagttttcaatttgtttattgataaaACATTGACTCTGCACAAGTCACTGCtcatttcagttactactttgttgtattccatgacatcttgcagattttctccatctgttattagtgtcatatcatcagcatacagtacattgttgcatggctaataatttgagaagtcattgatttaaacaatgaacaggaaagggccaagcactgagccttgtggaaTTCCTCTCTTTACTTTCATGGGTGTTGAGTTTTGATAGTTTGTTTTTGCTAATTGTACCCCATTGCTTtctattacttttgatataatggAAACtattgatataggtctataattttttggcatttttctgtcacctttcttatagaTTGGCAGTGTAACTGTCATTTTCAGACATTCAGGGAATACTCCTTCTTCTTGTATGTGATTCGTCAGATATGTTAGCGGAATTAAGATTGCAGTGGCTATGTGTTTAACAATCCTGTTACTAAGTCCGTAATAGTCCACTGTTTTTgagtttttaagtttctttatagatTTGATAATGTGGTCGGAGGTGATTTTTGACCAAGAGAATTTCTTGGATGCTGGTGCTTGTTGATTAAGAAGGGTTACAGCAGCTGAAATATTATCAGAATTGTttttaccaaaagaagaagaagaagagaatgaaGAATGAGAGCTGGCACAATTTATAAAATACTCGTTAAGGTTGTTGCAATCTATAGGCACTGTGGCTTCCTGTTTACTCATATTgatttcactttttattatattCCAAGCTGCTTGACAGGCATTTTTTGAGCCTGCAACATATtcatcatttatttacatttagctgattttatttcatatttgtacaacTTCTCAAGGGTCACATAGTGTTTCCTGGCTTCCTTATTTTTGTTGTGTGACTTGACATAATCGTCTATACAAACTCAACGACGTCACGTAAGATTTGATATTCAGCTTCTCACGCTATAAATCAAACTACAGCTCGCTACGAATTCACTATGTACTAAGGAACggacacaataacacttttcgtgATATAATCGGGTCAGTGATAACTATTTGTATTTTAATTACAACAACGCATCTATCAGGGTTCACTAGTTTCGAAAGATAAACTACCACCAAAGCTAGTATCAGTCACCAGAAAAAATACGACATGTTAAGAGTCTACGGGGAGTAGGAATGATGTGGTTATTTATGTCACCAATAACAGCAACCTACAGTGAAGCTTACTGACAACACAACCAAACTTTCTCTATGACGTAGGTACCAGAAACGACAGCTTTCGTATACAACTGATGAATACGTTATCCATTGCCTCTTGTGGTTGCTTCACTTGTAAAGCTTCAACGGATAATCGTATACACACCCAATCAGCGTGAAcgttttaaatatttacgtaaatctgagaatacgttcacaaggcaaagatataattttatacTGTTCATGTTTCGTTGTCAGTCAACGGCAGCCTCTAcaacaacgagttaaaatttcatagagtggctataggtccgccatgtttgaagcaaattgaagttctggccgccatgttttctttagtcaaggcattcgtctgctgtgtcccgccctcttgtaactgcgtttgacttacttgaaatagccaatACTAGCttcattttttctaaaacaagcaatagacagcagtgatttcagtgtacactgacagcaaaaagggatgtttttgtcgaaatatggctaaacttttcgatgtagataacactacaagacaactcaaataagtctgtccatccactataacgttacttgttgcccataaattaatgcaattagagcgggtaccaccagaatattacggtgaaacttctaaacatgctgtggttaactattagaaacagtaacgggccagaaatgcgatatttttgtcgctatttcaaagtaaacagtcaaagcctcaaaaaccagtacactgtgaacgagaatttatttgaaatatgtgttacaagtagttaacacaagcatagtaattcaataacaaagtcgaagcgttcttgggtggggtaatttcacaaattttcgtaagtagctgtatgccttggcagaataaaagtgtagggtcagggcaaatttccttatttgctgagaataatggcatactttagcactgcactgaagttccaatagctcctacaacaaaccaactacatgttcactgtttaacatatcagaaactgaactacatagccttcttctcaaaccagcaactaaagtctgtaactgcactattcttcttttgtgtcgtacactaaattgcttcatttgctttatccgcttctttagtcgcacattctctgcttgtactctgttatattgtgttttcaacttcttagggcttggtagacagtaattgtggtcagcagaaacagatgtgggtccgacaggcactgaaagaatgtagttacatcacAAGTTTATAACTGAGccacaccataagattataatagaaagtatgtaattcaaagtaataagaacacggagtaaaattaaattattgacttactttgtgctaatgatgtcactgtaatagcactatcttgcaaattgtcgaaagatcgctttctgggttgtggtcgtaatactttatcttgcttttgtaaatgtgatggaaagttaaagatagtaaagATAGcaggtactggttttgacaaaaggcgcctctggacatttgtgtggtacatatatttctcttcaaaatgagctgaacagaggtaactggctgtagtaggaaaccagttttctcgcttcatatttataacccatctttttgtaatttccttatcttttaaaggaaatctgtaatcaacgataaataaattacttcctgcatttgtcttaagcataattacagttccaatgcaaatgactctttagtaaacattaaaaaacgtgtgtcgtatttcggtactaatatacttacttataatatgaaatatttgttgtcttatcgctgcgatttgtgcagttgaacgctgaacacactgcaggcatgttgactttatattttgtaacaaaaaagtcaactagaaaagttaaatattgcagtaatatcacaacagctgacacacttccaacacaaacaacagtaacgctttcctaatgttttgactaaggagaacatggcggccgaggtagcgttggttgccgctaggagcgctgtaactagtatctcagccactctatgaaattttaactcgttgctcTACAAGTAGCGCCTTGTTACAACAATATCCTTGACtctatttaataaattatttcgtTAATCTCAGCCTTTTAGAATTAAATggaataacttttcatttataattaatcacTTTTCCATAACACGCAAACTTGCTTTCCCTGCCTAAAAATTAAGAAATACAATTCCTGCTTCTTAATTTTCTAAACTTTACTTTTACCAATATTCCAGTCTTTTACTTTATTGGTCTTTGAATTTACTTTTTCCGAAAAGATATATTCCAGAGGTTAATCTGCTTTCAAATAAGCCTTTGACTATTTTTCCTTGTAACAGTTTGGGGATAAAGGACAAGTCGGGTACTAACTTTTTCAGCTTAAAGCCGTTTTCTTTATTTCCTACAATTAAATCATTTAAAGGCACAAATCAGCATTTTATTTTACGATTGATGGTCTTCTAGTCGAAACCTCAGTAAGCGGAAATGttatacaaaaaataaaacaaaaacctgAGTGTCACCACCACTTTTTCGCT
This genomic interval from Schistocerca serialis cubense isolate TAMUIC-IGC-003099 chromosome 8, iqSchSeri2.2, whole genome shotgun sequence contains the following:
- the LOC126416641 gene encoding THAP domain-containing protein 1-like gives rise to the protein MPAVCSAFNCTNRSDKTTNISYYKFPLKDKEITKRWVINMKRENWFPTTASYLCSAHFEEKYMYHTNVQRRLLSKPVPAIFTIFNFPSHLQKQDKVLRPQPRKRSFDNLQDSAITVTSLAQMPVGPTSVSADHNYCLPSPKKLKTQYNRVQAENVRLKKRIKQMKQFSVRHKRRIVQLQTLVAGLRRRLCSSVSDMLNSEHVVGLL